The window TTACTTGCTGTGggccaaggcgttcaccccacgatctacgcaacagcttATCATTCGCTCATCGATCTGCTGATGTTTAATCCTTTAATTTCCTATATGTTTTGATAcctatatgcccacagacttggagcaagtctagacCGGGTCTTATTACagtataggtaggtaggtgaaAGTGTCTAGACAATAGccagaaaaattcattaatagCCGGACAATTTAGCCAGCGGTGGATGTACAGTGACACGctggaaattatgttttgcGATAACATACATTAACATGGTCATATTTCGCTACAACATTTTATCCCTCTTCGCCTGTGGCCTGTCACTGTGAGTCTTTTAAGAAATCATATATTTCTTATGATACTTCCAATCATCAGCATAATTTCTTTTTAAGTCAGCCCTTTTAGGCCCACAGCATTTTCAAAACTCCCCAACATACCCTTGTTATGTTCAGCTTCCCCTCAAACCCTTTAACTCCTGGAGTGTATTTGTGCGCAAACtcagttttgaatttaaatccAGCCGAGAGTAACCTTTAAGGTAAAgtgacattttattcatttaattaTTAGCTTCACACAATTATTAGCTTCCACTTATTTACCAACCCATTTTGTTCAATGGAATATGGGCAGACTCAACGGCAGAATATGAAGGACCTGAGAGGTATTAAACCTATCCCTACTGATCTTGCAGGGTTTGAAGACTGGATACAAATACAAAAAGATGCCAAAGGCATTTCTTGAGAAGAAAACACAATGATACCAGAGACGTAAAGGCAAAACTGAAGATAACATTACAACCACAGGGACGTATGAGAAAGGATATGAACTATACTCCTTCCGTTTACGTGATTGCTGTTGCTGGCTTCTTTCTTGACCAGCGTGAGAAATCCTTACAGTTAACGAACTCTTTTGCATATCACACACAAAATGACCCCTCGGGAACGGCGATATTTTCTGTGACATATATAGTCGACTTGATTTCCATAACTTTAAAAGAtaataaaatatgacattttcGAACTGAAATGAATGAACTTATTTAATATTAACTGGGGGGGCATAAATTGTGCGCCAAATATGGGGGTTGTGTCAACCGGGCAAAAGTTGCTTAAGCCACATTGCAACATCATGGTGAATGCGACCTAAAAATCGTATTTCATATGAATTGTTTCTTATGAGCTAGAAAGTGCTTCGCAAGTCGTAACGACCAGGCCGAGACCAGCGGCTGGAACAGATGAAGTAGGTGTGACCGTAGAATACATGTAACTTTAAattctgacaatttttttgtacttttgttcCATGTATCAACTgttggggggtgggggtggaggGGGTTCGCAGCACAGGGAGCGTTCAGTCATTTTGCCAGGGTGGGCTGGGAAAGCAAGCGAGGGGATGTTATCTgatatttgaaaactgcaaacgggagacatatttttttcaaacaatacaGAGGATAATCAcgcgattttcaaaaattctacCCTGTCAGAAAATCTTATTTCAGTGCACCGAAACATCCCAGGAAATAAATGTGATTCTCTATGTGTTTCCATTCCCTGAAACAGGACACCGTGATCGGAAGACGAGCACTGCTTTACACATTCGACACGTGAATGTTGGTATATGTTAAGTGTAATTAAAGGCGTAGTAACTGTGACTTTTGATTATtgtttttcaggtttttgtggCATgtatcatcaacagtttctaAGCGTACTTCCCCACAGCGTATTTAATGAAATACCCTGTACTCAGCTTGTTGACATTGATTGTATATCTGTGTCCTTCGTTGTTAGTGTTAATTCAGGAAATAGACTTAAATTTTAGTCTATAACAATTAAAGCACTTGACACGTTACATCGACAATACTATAGGTATTTCAAAATTCCATAGGAAGTAGACTAAGAAACTGTAGCTGATACATGGAACAACAgtacaaaaaaattgtcaaaatttaagagtTACAAGTATTCTACGGTCACACAAAAGAACAAAACTGTTGACGTATCGAATTCCTGTAGCAGTGGCGTGCACCGGAGACGTCATGAAATATTTATCATCTTCTAAGAAggggtcatcaaaatgtttttgagTGCATAGAGGGGTTATATTACTTTGTCGGAGGCGCGAGGACATATTGCCGACCTACCCCGGCTATAATAACTGAATGCTGTCGTAGGATGAAAGGCAGGTATTCATTTCTGAAAGAGATCGGTGGTGGCGCGATTCTGAACATGGAATAAAGTTACGAAACGTCTAATCCTTCCGTAGATATCAATCCATGCAGTATTTGAAGGAAGAAGAACACTTGTTCGTAAGGaaatagttttttttcaaaaataccctctgacacCACTTTTGTCGGTTCAATgcggactagacgtatctatttttcCGTCATGTGACGTGTTttccggagagagagagagagagagagagagagagagagagagagagagagagagagagagagagagagagagagagagagagagagagagagcactcTGGCCGCAACACCTGGGATACCACAGCTTGTAATATTCACTTTATATATTTCTTATCGCtcattaaaataataataactaccGGTAATTGTTGATGAAAAACACTTTTCATTCATAATTCCCTATTTTTACCTCCAATAAGAAGTTTTGAACATTACTTTCTTCAACATCTATCTAACAGCACAAATAAAGGGGGACTTTATTGAACATTTATCTTGCACTTTTAATTTGCCTAACTTCAGTCAAAGTACACCAGAAACATGTTTTTCCCTCACTGCCGGTGAAAGCTTTGTTACAATTTCTCATATGCTAACATGCACAAAAAATGAGTCAGTCTCGTTGACTTTATACGCACTGCGCTATTTCGGCTAGCACACAGCGTAACTGTTGTTGCGTGAGGGCAGTATGACCATGGACGCGTATCAAGTCTTCATGTTTTTGATATTATGCAGTTACGCAACATGTCTCCTACAGTTTCATGCAGGGGGCTTCACACACTCAGTAGTGTTGTCTTTAAAAAATAGTGCGCGATTCTACCATGTCTCAAAACAATGCCCATAAAAATGAGTCTTTATACCGCCATGTTACAAACCAACTGATATTTCACAGAGTTTGGTAACCACAGGTTTAGGTATTCAAAGTGATTTCGGAAAAAATAATCGACGCCGTGCTTAATTCCTTGACAAACCGTCACCACCTgaaaactcatttgcataaaaatcacaCGTCTCCTACAGCGACAGACGCAAGGTGAGTTCCTGCACTCTCTTTCCTGTACTGCTCTACTTATTTCTGCCGAATGCATTCAAGACGAGACAACTCTACCGGCCGTATTTCGAAACCAGCAGGCAGAGCACTTTACATTGATTCATCCTACTTGTTGGTAATGTTTATCGGTGTCTAAAAATTCACTGTAAAGATCCTTCAGGATTCAATATTTTCGAAGCAAAACCCAGCGATCGATCGAAAGAACTAAGAAGAATGTAAACGCTGTTATAACATAGCGTTCCTAACACCAGGGGAGATGTCCATATTACCACATTCATGGCAATGATGTTAAACGTACAGTTCTTACTTTTCATTAGGAGTGAATGACCTATTGAAAATTAAGGTTAAGAATATATATCGCGCGCTTTTGTGTCATACCGTTTATTGTAGTGCTTATATGACCATTAGGTGACAGATATTGATAAAGTTCAAGCGTGCGTATGTTCTTGTAGGGCGATAGGAGACAATTATTTTAATAACCTTGTCCAGCGAATACTTCAATTATTTATCTTTAACAATGATAAATCATGGACCGTGTGAGCTAGGCAGTAACTATTTTACATCAAACATGAACGTAAAACGTCGATGCAACAGGGCAGCAGTCTGCAATCACTGGTTTTCGCATGAACTAATCACACGGATTACGCCTTTGTTCTCATTATCGGAGGTTGTGAAACGTTCAGCGATAAATATGACAAAGCAACCGCTGACCTTTCCAAACAAGAGGAAACCAGTGAAAAGCCGCTAATAAGCTGTGTTGGGAGATATATTGCCGTTTGAGTGACAACGTGAGGTAATATCGAGACCGATTGCTCCGTGCAAATCAGCCTATAAAATGATCATGAGTCTAGTCCAAAACTCTCTCCGCATAAACAGATTGGTCTGACTCGACCTATAGTAGTGCTTCTGATGTGTTGGGCCATAGACCCTAAAACAGCGAATCTATGATTAGTGCGTGCATGTGTTACACACGTAAAATTACACGTCAAGTCATCTTTGGTCATTGTGTGGCTTGTGAAGAAAGGTTTGAATACAGTCCGTGCATGTAAAAAATACGGCCTTTCATGTATTGTAAACAAGCTTAGACGATGTTATTTGGCAAAAATGGCATTTGTTTCAGTTAGTTTCAGGTCAGTATTCCCGCGTTTTCATAGTACAAGTGATGAAGTTCACCGAATCTTACCACGTACGGCCTTCTGCCTTTGGAAGTTCGTTTCTTGTTTGATACTTGGAAATCAAAGACGCTTCTGCATTGTCGTAAATGATAGGTCGGACGGCACAAAAAGCTTAGTGAAAAATATAGCGCAGTCAGTATAAACACGTGACTTTTCACCAAAAAATCCTGACAAGCTGATGACGTCGTGACTTTTACATGATGACGTAATAAGCAGACAATTGTTTTGGCGACGGGTCGTTCTTCAAAGGAGAGTTGGTAAATTTGATGTGAAATTTACGATTTACCGGGTGAAATtctcaagaaatattttgttatgTTCAGGCATTAGAAAAATCAGTGACGTAAAGAAGTTattaaaatacagaataaaaaaacaacaatggcTATCGAAAGTTTTGGCTTCGAATTTTGATTGATTCTTGGAGTTTTCAGATAAATTATTTGTCTAacatcgaaaatttttatttccgTCTGTTTCCACTCAAGACTTCGAAAACATGTCATCGTCTGAAGGTTTAAAAGGAGACTTTGGGAAGATTTTATAAAGTCGTAGTGGAATTGTAAGTACTAGATATTTTTTCACATAATATATTTAATAGTTTATAATATATTATACTTTATATTTTTGAGTCTCTTTGAATTTCCAGTTTGATGCTGAGATGTGACactatgaatattgttcaacaATTACCTCCAacgaaacattttttttagttcTGAAAAATGACGAGTGAAGAGTGCTTTATTTGCAAAGATATCGAGGACACATTTCCGTGTGTTATATTGCAATGTACAAGGTGGGCTTCAAACAATTGAGTCAGTGAACCTGGAGGAGGAAAACTAACTGTCTGCATGAATATCACGTCCATGAAAACGCACAACAAAAGCAGGCAAATAGAGTTAAAATTGACATTGTTGTACTCTGCATTTCTCTCAGGCCGGTCCTCACCAATACAAGTTTCCAATATGTGATGATGACTTGGATGGCCTTAACGCCAGTCCGGAAGAGAAAGAATTGAGATACAAATTAACTGCAGTCTACAGATTGGTCGATTTCCATGGATGGTCAAACAATGTCTTTAATCATATAACAGTAAGTTTACATGGTCCGAATGAAGTAAGATTACTTGTTGAGTACAGTGTTTAACCTAGCCCTTTGTTCTAAACTAGTCACAATATCTGAAATTCCAACCTTCTCTTTATTAAACCCGCCGACAGCGACCCTTTTCTcaagttacatgtacatttcgcgaaattttcaaaaaagtaaatcaTATGCGATATTAACGGCACCACTAAAGTTTGCGTGGGCTCGGCGTCACACGTACACTTAAAACCTAGTTAGGAAAGACAATAGTAGGTCGCGCTAAGTACAATGCAAATATGATGGTAATTAGAGGTTGCGTTTTCCGTCATCAGCagatgttttacaaaaaaaacggAATGTACATTGTGAACTTCGATGATAAAGTATGAACGCAAATTTAATTCAAAAGCATCACGTAAGTAAAACTGATGTAGCAAGTATGCTTCAATTATATCATTGAATGTTTCACCATGCGATCCAACATGCACTTTCCATTTAAACGTATAACATGACTGTTTAAAACGTTATTCTCGCACACCCGAAACAAGTTCTTCAACAGTTgaccaaaacaaaatatttccaattatCAGAGGACGATCACTTGCTGTTTCATGTAGGTCACTGTGTCTAAGGACTGTAAGCAGTTCTTAATCAATCCATTTGGACTGATGTTCTACGAAGTCTCAGCTTCCAATTTGATCAAGGTTGATCTTGAGGGCAACATCTTGGAACGTGGCAGCACTGACTATGGTTGCTTTCTCCCGGGTTGGTTGCTGCAGTCAGCAGTCCACGCTGCTAGACCAGACTTACAGTGCCTCATCAATGTGCACACACCGGCTGGAACTGCTGTGAGTATACCCCTTTAAGTTGCACTAGGTCATCTTACATTCAGTTATCATACTGGTCGTGTTTACAGTTATGTTCAGAGTGTCACACTTTTCAGTCAAACGAACTTGATGGATAGCTGATCTTATCAACGGCTTAAATTTGAACATCGTGCTTATGTCTCATTTATTTGTGATTAGCGTGTATTGCTTGTAACCTTGAATTCTAACGGCTTACAATAATTTTGCTTGTTTGCTGTTAATAAGTCGTCCCGATTATAAGCTATTTTACCAGAAATTAATCCAGGTCGTAGTCTACATTCAGTCTGGCGGTACGTAACTTTAGCCCTTCATAATTTATTGTTGTAAAATGGTATAAATGGAGTTACCcagcaaaattaatttcaaagtctTAAATTTCTGAGCTTTGCGATCTGAACTATGCAGGCGACACAGAACCACATTCGGACTCATAATGTCttgcaaaataaacattttgctAAAGCTACGTTCCCCTCTGTCATCAGGTAATGCTATTTGTGCCTTTTGCTACACACTAGAACCACATTATCGATTTACCTTCTAGATGCAGGATACTCTATATTAGTAACAAAGAGAAGCCCAGCAAAAGCCTTGCTGTGTTCCTACTGATTTCTAGGAGGTGAAATTTACGAAAATCAATCTTCCAAGGTTTTTATGCTCTGAAAGCTAGTAAGGGACATCTCGTAAAGCATAAAAATAATCATCTCGTAAGCACGAGAAACTTTCTCGTGAGCAAGAGAAACTATTGCTTGAGTAAGACAAACTAGCTTGTTAGCAAGAACAACTATCGCGTGAGCACGAGAAACGTTCTGTCTTACAATATTCACAGCCATAATCTCCCAACCGATTGAAACGAAAAATGAAATACTGGGGCCGACCCTTGTCGTTACAAAAGCGATTAACATCAGTTCAAAGATATTTTCAATGGGACATATTCGTCAGGAGATGTCAAAAAATCTAGGGACAAAGACGAAGTCACTACCATCGTATATTCGTGAGTTGTCGCTCAGCAGGAGGTAAACGAACCTCTCACAGGAAGGGAagttatgaaaaattgtaacttcATGCATTTGCGGAACGTTCTTCTTTGTTAAAAGTTCGAAGTAGATCTGGTAATACTCTGCGCCCtttccattttcttttaaatgcCTAAAAATCTTAACGTTTCTCTACTACAAATTACTTTATATATCAAACAACATAGAAATATGTCTATATGCAGTGTACATGCTTCCATTTCCCTCTTATCAGCCATCTCTTTTAAGGTTACACTTTGACATACGGTCTCAAAACGGCCTTGTCAGATTCGAGACAGGCACAATTTTCGAATAGATCCTGTATACTATGCAATCTGAGGTTAGTAATTTTGAGCTTCTCTCCTTGTTGACTGAGATTTTTTAAACAAGGATAATTTTCCTTGTAGGTGTCAGCTATGAAATGTGGGTTTCTCAAGTGTTGTCAGGATGCACTGATCGCCGGCGAAGTAGCTTATCATCCATACGGCGGGTTTAACATGGATGAGACAGAAGTGAAGTCTATTGTCGAAAATCTCGGACCCACTGATAAGGTATAAccattacattctttacaagACTCATTACGGTTTTGTGACCAATTCGAACAACTTCAGCATACTGATGTAGGCGTCATCAATCACCGTTATGATTGATCCAAGGGATTGACTTGTACTTTGCTTAAAGTGGACAACTTTGTAACTGTTCAGTAGATACGAAACGTATTCTTTTATATCGAAATGACTACTTTTGAAATCGCTAGCTTGAAGACTAAAAAAGATGGGGGCTCTAGTCTGCAATCCAAGCCCATGGTTTCCGACTGTGCGAGCTAGGAGACAAAAAGTGTTCACAGAGGCTGAAACCCTTGGTTAAATGGTGCACTAAAACATCAGATAGACAACATCCTTACGGTTATGTGTTCATCATGAAAAGGCCAGTTACATGGATCTTTACCAGCAAACATCGGATCACGAGCAGGACAGTTAGGATGTGTGTTGACTCAAACATTTGCCTGTTATCAAAAGTATGAATTGAATTGATTAGTTCATTTTACACAGATGCTATAATTTAACATACCAAAACCGACTGATTATCAATTGTGGGTACTAGAGTGATACTTTGCGcatataaaaattgaaaattaaaattgaaacaGGACGCCACAATAAAACTCCGGTACATTAAAGAGTCTGCGAACTCTGCGATAGCAAATGTGTAGAagatgaactaaatttcatcatttcttgcaaatttgacACAGCCAAAGAAATCTCTTTTTTTGCTGCAGCTGCAAAATATAACAACACATTTTATGATATGCCTAACAAATTTGAATTCATAATGAAAAATACTAGCTAAGTATATCAATTCCTCTAGCACAgtacaagagagatgatttcaactttagtatcatcaattttccacacctcataagtaatatgctactctcaccagcttatacatttcccagcttattcgatatgctagagcatgcagttcataacggtgattttgtagagagacatggccatctctcttacaaactgttaaggtagaacgcacctcggggaaaGACATTcgtactctcaaacttttacagttctcttctgatataccacatgcgggggttcattttaaagctcttggtgatagaaaacttttcaccggcttagttttttgaaattcgaaaatttttatttttcgccatagcgttaacacagggatggcggccattttgaatttctaatatcggtaaatcttgggttatttgtttctctagtaccaaaatttgcacggtaaccccctatttttattcttgattttgaaagagaatgattgaaagattccttgaggaaagttagagcaaaagtttaagtctttcactttcgaggtgcttATTAccttaaatcaaggttacaccagagcaagacttgtctatacattcaaacgcttttttggaaggtatcgcaagctggtagataaatacaatatctctcttcgacaaatgatcactgatggcatcggtgacattgggccttagttagtgaccactacctatctgacttatagattgatatatggcgggtgccacatgtggggcaggatgcgcttactattttcgaaacacctgacataacttcttggtcttctggccagaggtccatatgtctttctttcatgaatatgactttgtttgtgtactatTTAcagtctgttctgtgctgttttgtgtctatgtttactactattgtcttacgaattctgacctactgtcattggattatggattggtatgattgcgattattttacagtACATATCTAAATGTATGAAATTGAGAATGGAACACCCATTTGGAATGTaatcatcattttattttctcgTTATCTTGATAGATTAATCATGCTATTGTttttttgtatgaatttatttctttttcttgttATTAGTTTCAAAAACTGTTTTGGTTTCTAACttcttcatttgtttttgtaacgcttttcttcccttcagagggaAGATCTATCTAATAGTAACGTATATAAAGTATAAAACTCTTGCTAGATCTGATCATGAACAGAAATGTCTATTTGGTTACTAAGTGGACGCGATAACAGCATTGACTCAGGAATacacattttcatgaaatcttacAAATGATAAATATACATGACAATTCACAAACAAATAAGTGATGCAAAGAGAGTATATCATTATATCAGTCCGGTTTTATGCATATTCCACACTATGCAATCGTCAATTAAGTCACTGGTATGATTTATCGAACAATTTCTGCCCATGGTTATTCGCTGGTTTACGTAACCTCCCCGGTATGCAATGCAAAGGTCAACATCTGTAAGATTATTGTATTGAGTTAATCATCACAATACCCTAAACTTGATCGGAGCTTTACACTGTCTCACTTTTTATGACTTATTGAAGGTCTTGATCTTGAATAACCATGGCTTGTTGGTTGGTGGAGAGACTATCCAAGATGCCTATTGCAGACTTGTTGATGTAATGGCTGCGTGCGAAGTTCAGGTGGGAAAAACGTACATTATGATGTTGGGAGAGAACAACCTTGAATGTCCAGAGTGCTTTCACGTATGCACAAAGACAAGAAATACATGCAGTCCCATACGTGAAAATCGCATTCATCATACGTAACATGTATTGACATGATAGGGCAGTAccttcttttcattttttgaagttttcCTGTAACTTGATGAGGCATGTTATATCCTCCAGCATGTCGAACACCTTCGTCGTGGTGAGTGATGAGCAAGTGTCGAACATTATGTGACAataccctctctctctctctctctctctctctctctctctctctctctctctctctctctctctctctctctctctctctctttctgtcaTATCTGGTATATTCGACAGGTTCGTTTGATGGCGTCTGACAATTAAGACAACGTCATTTTGCCAGAAGAACTAATGCTAAACAAGGTGCAAGATGTTCTCCATCGTGATCGTAAAGCTGGTGGTGGAGAACTCAACAAAGGTGACAAAACGATGACAGTTAAAGAGATGCGATTTGAGGCTGCAATGCGAATGTTAGACAACATGGTAAGAAGCACGACACTGGTTAGAACTATACAACATTGTGTTATGGTcgaataaaaaaattaactgTCTTCTTTACATTGACAGTTTTATGTGATTAAATCATCTGTTCTCCTTAATCTATTTGTccagagataaagctgataacaACCCTTCGCCTTTAAAGAAGTTCAAGGACGacaatttatgtacattaatcGATTTCCATAGTTTAGATTGTGTCGTACGGTACAACACTGGCGATTAGGCTTTTGCCACAGTTATCTAGcaattttgtaagttttgtcaTTGAAACTACAGTGAATATGTAACTGACTGACTGTCTGTCTTACTGactatataaataaataaataaataaataaataaataaataaataagtaaataataaataacatTAATCGTAGTAGTACCgtaggtattgtccgagacgcgttACTTTGGGGATGACATAAAAGCGGAATTCAAAATGATATAAAGTGCATTTGTTTCAGTAAAAAAATAACGTCTAAGCAGCTGCGATCGCTTGATAAGGACAGGCAAGTTAAaatttttgcagtatttttggcCGCAACTTGCTCAAATGTTCTTTAAGGAGTATAACGTTGACATTGAGTAGCAAATACAAATATACCACGGCAGAAGTCTTTTTTAACTTTAACAGGAATGTATTTTTAATTCTAACAAGCTTTGTTGAGTAAAAGAAATTCTTCAAATGTGATAAAAGGTAATAATAACGACTAGTTGGTTGCACTAGAACGTTGAGTTAATTCTTTGataatgtttgtgtttttgtttatttatgtttgtttctgtttgtctgtatgcttgtttattattatgtatttgtatgcttgtttgtatgtttgtctaCTTTTTGGTTTTgtccatttgtttgtttgcttgtttctttctttcccCTGGCTACCCTGTGGTACGATCAGAGCTACTGTCTTCGTATCTGACATAGTGGTGCATTTTAGTATGCGTGGAGTGAACGTGGTCGGCAGTAATTTTTTCCCCAACAAAGCGAGAACTCCACTACGGCATGGTAATGAAAAAGAAAGCGTCGCCATTTCTTCATTACATCCACCAAATATTTTTCTATTCACAGATTTCCGCCAAGTCTCATTGACAACACTTTGGGCTGATTGTTGTCTACTAGAGTTGAGTTCAACCTTA of the Ptychodera flava strain L36383 chromosome 20, AS_Pfla_20210202, whole genome shotgun sequence genome contains:
- the LOC139120659 gene encoding alpha-adducin-like, whose product is MAFVSAGPHQYKFPICDDDLDGLNASPEEKELRYKLTAVYRLVDFHGWSNNVFNHITVTVSKDCKQFLINPFGLMFYEVSASNLIKVDLEGNILERGSTDYGCFLPGWLLQSAVHAARPDLQCLINVHTPAGTAVSAMKCGFLKCCQDALIAGEVAYHPYGGFNMDETEVKSIVENLGPTDKV